In Trifolium pratense cultivar HEN17-A07 linkage group LG7, ARS_RC_1.1, whole genome shotgun sequence, a genomic segment contains:
- the LOC123897600 gene encoding cullin-3A-like, whose protein sequence is MSNQKKKHFQIEAFKHKVVMDPKYPDKTWKILEDAIHEIYNHNASGLSFEELYRNAYNMVLHKFGERLYSGLVATMTVHLKDIAQSIEAAQGGSFLEELNRKWNDHNKALQMIRDILMYMDRTYVPSARKTPVHELGLNLWRENVIYSSQIRTRLLNTLLELIHSERTGEVIDRGIMRNITKMLMDLGPSVYEHEFEKHFTNVSAEFYQVESQRFIECCDCGDYLKKAERRLNEEMDRVSHYLDPETEKKINKVVEEQMIENHMLRLIHMENSGLVNMLCDDKYEDLGRMYTLFRRVTDGLLKIREVMTSHIRESGKQLVTDPERLKDPVEFVQRLLDEKDKYDKIINLPFNNDKSFQNALNSSFEYFINLNPRSPEFISLFVDDKLRKGLKGVNEDDVEVTLDKVMMLFRYLQEKDVFEKYYKQHLAKRLLSGKTVSDDAERSLIVKLKTECGYQFTSKLEGMFTDMKTSQDTMQGFYASHPDLGDGPTLTVQVLTTGSWPTQSSITCNLPAEISALCEKFRSYYLGTHTGRRLSWQTNMGFADLKATFGKGQKHELNVSTYQMCVLMLFNNADKLSYKEIEQATEIPAPDLKRCLQSLALVKGRNVLRKEPMSKDVVEDDAFFVNDKFSSKLYKVKIGTVVAQKESEPEKQETRQRVEEDRKPQIEAAIVRIMKSRKQLDHNNLIAEVTKQLQSRFLANPTEVKKRIESLIERDFLERDDNDRKLYRYLA, encoded by the exons ATGAGTAACCAGAAGAAGAAACATTTTCAGATAGAGGCGTTTAAGCATAAGGTGGTGATGGATCCCAAATATCCTGATAAGACATGGAAGATTCTCGAAGATGCGATTCATGAGATTTATAATCATAACGCTAGTGGTCTCAGTTTTGAAGAGCTTTACAG AAATGCATACAATATGGTGCTTCATAAGTTTGGTGAGAGGCTGTACTCAGGATTAGTTGCAACCATGACTGTACATCTCAAAGATATAGCTCAATCTATTGAAGCTGCTCAAGGAGGATCTTTTCTGGAAGAACTGAACAGGAAATGGAATGATCATAACAAGGCATTACAAATGATTAGAGATATACTGATGTACATGGATAGGACCTACGTTCCAAGTGCCCGCAAGACTCCTGTTCATGAACTAGGGCTAAACCTGTGGAGAGAAAATGTCATTTATTCCAGCCAGATCAGGACTCGGCTACTGAACACACTTCTGGAATTAATACATAGTGAACGCACTGGTGAAGTTATTGATAGAGGGATTATGAGAAATATAACAAAAATGCTAATGGATTTAGGTCCTTCTGTTTATGAACATGAATTTGAGAAGCATTTTACTAATGTTTCAGCTGAGTTTTATCAGGTTGAATCCCAGAGATTCATTGAGTGTTGTGATTGTGGTGATTATCTTAAGAAAGCTGAGAGGCGTCTGAATGAGGAAATGGATAGAGTTAGCCATTACTTGGATCCCGAGACTGAAAAGAAGATTAATAAAGTGGTGGAGGAGCAGATGATTGAAAATCACATGCTTAGGTTAATCCATATGGAGAATTCTGGATTAGTCAACATGCTTTGTGATGATAAATATGAAGATTTGGGTAGGATGTATACCTTGTTCCGACGTGTTACTGATGGTCTTTTGAAAATACGAGAAGTGATGACTTCACACATAAGGGAGTCTGGTAAACAGCTTGTTACTGATCCTGAAAGGTTAAAGGATCCAGTCGAGTTTGTGCAGAGGCTCTTAGATGAGAAAGACAAATACGACAAGATTATAAACCTACCATTCAACAACGACAAGTCTTTCCAAAATGCTTTGAATTCCTCGTTTGAATATTTCATTAACTTGAACCCCCGTTCTCCAGAGTTCATTTCACTGTTTGTAGATGATAAACTTCGTAAGGGTCTGAAAGGGGTCAATGAGGACGATGTAGAGGTTACTCTTGACAAGGTGATGATGCTGTTCCGATACTTGCAAGAAAAAGATGTTTTTGAAAAGTATTACAAACAGCATCTGGCAAAGAGGCTTTTGTCTGGAAAAACGGTTTCTGATGATGCCGAGAGAAGTCTCATTGTTAAGCTCAAGACTGAATGTGGTTATCAATTTACTTCTAAATTAGAGGGAATGTTTACAGACATGAAAACCTCTCAGGACACAATGCAGGGCTTTTATGCCAGCCACCCTGACTTAGGTGACGGTCCTACGCTTACTGTCCAGGTTCTTACTACAGGGTCTTGGCCAACCCAGTCTAGTATTACGTGCAACCTTCCAGCTGAAATATCTGCACTTTGCGAGAAGTTTCGGTCATATTACCTTGGCACACATACCGGCAGAAGATTGTCGTGGCAAACTAACATGGGCTTTGCAGACTTAAAAGCAACCTTTGGGAAGGGTCAGAAGCACGAGTTAAATGTCTCTACCTACCAAATGTGTGTCCTAATGCTTTTTAATAATGCTGATAAGCTTAGCTACAAGGAGATTGAGCAAGCAACTGAGATCCCTGCTCCAGATCTTAAGAGATGTCTGCAATCATTGGCTTTAGTTAAGGGAAGAAATGTCCTTAGAAAGGAGCCAATGAGTAAAGATGTTGTTGAGGATGATGCTTTCTTTGTTAATGACAAGTTCAGTAGTAAACTATACAAGGTCAAAATAGGAACTGTAGTTGCACAAAAGGAATCCGAACCTGAGAAACAGGAAACTCGGCAGCGAGTGGAAGAGGACAGGAAGCCACAGATTGAAGCGGCTATAGTGAGGATCATGAAATCCAGGAAGCAACTTGATCATAACAATCTTATAGCTGAAGTCACAAAGCAGTTGCAGTCACGTTTCCTAGCGAATCCAACAGAGGTCAAGAAACGGATTGAGTCTCTCATTGAGCGAGACTTTTTGGAGAGAGATGATAACGACAGAAAGTTGTACCGATATCTTGCGTAG
- the LOC123896099 gene encoding uncharacterized protein LOC123896099, protein MHSRVCYKFLSPQRKSFAQALQNVCDVPVGNFPKPCLKGKRLSIKIPEDSYKAGLDRCKNNLHGRLIMAKGDKPLRLHEIREKLTKAWAPVNKWQITPLGKGFYEFYFQNCEDLNRVWSIGTWNLKPGLLRLSAWSSDFKPENLKVTNAQIWIRIYGLPQEYWMPTTLFSIASGIGTPLSLDEATKQRTMGHFARILVDVNLAEELHYQILVEREGYAFFVDIDYENLPYFCEHCCCIGHSIDKCRNVNNKAKDQKKNVFGDVNTKVSNAVAKVDSIQQIINDSGYTDALGDEEKLAQVSLNDALRVQEYFWRDKSRSKWFVEGDRNTGYFHKLTKIRHISNRMIRLKAGDNYIEDINDIEHHVLNFYKELFASNNNCAPTDIIERTIPHLITVADNDMMTKIPSFEEVKQAVFNMDGSSSPGPNGFGGCFFQNYWDIVGSDVVASVTQFFSHGWILPNLNSSHVALVPKFPGADTIENFRPIAVANFQFKIITKILADRLAVIAPKIVSEHQRGFVQGRHIYECICIASEAINMLDKKSFGGNMAMKIDIKKVFDTLDWSFLLKVLQAFGFNHKFCSWISTILHSAKLSLLVNGKTVGFFGCSRGVRQGDPLSPLLFCIAEEVLSRHLSLLVDDNKLSCITSEYGANSGQRVSPHKSKLYGGSISPTRLNTLSNTLGFSLGSLPFDYLGVPIFKGKPKNIHLQALADRVKSKLASWKGHSLSMMGRVQLVNFVIHGMLTYSFKVYSWPKGLIKQMDRCIRNFIWSGSVDKKKLVTLSWDKVCTPTSAGGLGLRKLKDMNKAGCLKLCWDLIKSDKQCAITLKSRFFRNSSPINHAISSSIWSSLKNVLHLVRDHSIWQIGNSLSTSFWNDNWLGYKLKDLILEPLPNPISHLVNAKVAEVVHNQVWALPEIFKQQFPIITCNIHALSLPSIPEPDELIWEDSISGELTFKLAYSCDMQPPQCIGWTKFIWKLFIPPSRSLVAWRIMHNVIATDDNLIKRGLTIVSCCSLCGSSYETVTHLFLRCPFIMQYWNWLSSLLGMPLDLSNFDSLLGICNKGWSPQLHDLIIAAIVNILWKVWKCRNNVRFNDIYPYFSRDMIYVKSLIHQTAHYSKGHMYSSIKEFSILKHFGVDCHPPPPPSNKQVNWIMPPSFWVKCNTDGASRGSPGISSCGGIFRDHLGTFLGAFSANIGVATSLYAEICAAIYAIEFASAKGWTRLWLESDPLSSSFH, encoded by the exons atgCATTCTCGAGTCTGTTACAAGTTCCTTTCGCCTCAACGGAAATCGTTTGCTCAAGCTCTACAGAATGTTTGTGACGTTCCGGTAGGTAACTTTCCTAAACCGTGCTTAAAAGGAAAGAGGTTATCTATTAAAATACCAGAGGATTCTTACAAAGCGGGTTTGGATAGATGCAAGAACAATCTCCATGGCCGTTTGATCATGGCTAAGGGAGATAAGCCTTTGCGTTTACATGAAATTCGCGAGAAGCTCACCAAAGCTTGGGCTCCGGTAAATAAATGGCAAATCACTCCGTTGGGGAAGGGCTTTTATgagttttattttcaaaattgtgAAGACCTCAATCGGGTTTGGAGCATCGGAACATGGAATCTTAAGCCGGGTTTGTTACGTCTGTCTGCTTGGTCCAGTGACTTTAAACCTGAAAACTTGAAGGTTACTAATGCTCAAATTTGGATTCGTATTTATGGTCTGCCACAAGAATATTGGATGCCTACGACTCTTTTTTCCATTGCATCTGGAATAGGTACACCTCTTTCTTTGGATGAAGCAACTAAACAGCGCACCATGGGTCACTTTGCGCGCATTTTGGTTGATGTGAATCTTGCTGAGGAGCTGCATTATCAGATTCTTGTAGAAAGGGAAGGCTATGCCTTCTTTGTTGACATAGATTATGAAAACTTGCCATATTTTTGTGAACATTGTTGCTGCATTGGCCATTCTATTGACAAGTGTAGAAACGTTAACAACAAGGCAAAGGACCAAAAGAAAA ATGTTTTTGGTGATGTGAACACCAAAGTGTCAAATGCTGTTGCTAAGGTTGATTCTATTCAACAAATTATTAATGATTCTGGTTACACGGATGCTTTAGGTGATGAAGAAAAACTTGCTCAAGTTAGTCTGAATGATGCTTTAAGAGTGCAGGAATATTTTTGGAGAGATAAGTCCAGGTCCAAGTGGTTTGTTGAGGGGGATAGAAACACtggttattttcataagctcactAAAATAAGGCATATATCAAATAGAATGATTAGACTCAAGGCAGGGGATAATTACATTGAGGACATTAATGATATTGAACATCATGTGTTAAATTTTTACAAAGAATTATTTGCTAGTAACAATAATTGTGCTCCTACTGATATTATTGAGCGCACTATACCTCATCTTATAACTGTTGCAGATAATGATATGATGACCAAAATTCCttcttttgaagaagttaaGCAAGCTGTTTTTAATATGGATGGTTCTTCTTCACCCGGCCCTAATGGTTTTGGGGGatgtttttttcaaaattattgggATATTGTTGGCAGTGATGTTGTGGCCTCGGTCACTCAATTCTTTAGTCATGGTTGGATTTTACCCAATCTGAATTCAAGTCATGTGGCTCTTGTTCCTAAATTTCCAGGTGCGGATACTATTGAAAATTTTAGACCAATCGCGGTGgcaaattttcaattcaaaattattacaaaaatttTGGCGGACAGACTTGCGGTGATTGCTCCTAAAATTGTTTCAGAACATCAAAGAGGGTTTGTACAAGGAAGACATATATATGAATGCATTTGTATTGCCTCTGAGGCCATTAACATGTTGGACAAAAAATCTTTCGGTGGTAATATGGCTATGAAAATAGACATTAAAAAGGTTTTTGATACTTTAGATTGGAGTTTCCTTCTCAAAGTACTACAGGCTTTTGGCTTTAATCATAAATTTTGTTCTTGGATTTCCACTATTCTTCATTCTGCAAAATTGTCTCTCTTGGTTAATGGTAAAACTGTTGGCTTTTTCGGCTGTTCTAGAGGAGTCAGACAAGGGGATCCCTTATCCCCTCTTCTTTTTTGTATTGCAGAAGAAGTGTTGAGCAGACATCTTTCTCTTCTTGTGGATGATAACAAGTTAAGTTGCATTACTTCAG AATATGGTGCTAACTCGGGCCAGAGGGTTAGTCCTCATAAGAGCAAACTTTATGGAGGCTCTATTAGTCCTACCAGATTAAATACTTTGTCCAATACTCTTGGATTTTCTTTGGGTTCATTACCTTTTGACTATCTTGGAGTTCCTATCTTTAAAGGGAAGCCTAAAAACATTCATCTTCAGGCTTTAGCAGATAGAGTCAAATCTAAACTAGCTTCTTGGAAGGGTCATTCTTTGTCTATGATGGGAAGAGTTCAACTTGTTAATTTTGTGATTCATGGCATGTTGACTTATAGCTTCAAGGTCTATTCCTGGCCTAAAGGTTTGATTAAGCAGATGGATCGTtgtattagaaattttatttggtcTGGTAGTGTAGATAAGAAGAAATTGGTCACTCTATCTTGGGACAAAGTTTGTACTCCTACTTCAGCTGGTGGTCTTGGGTTGAGAAAACTAAAAGACATGAACAAAGCTGGTTGTCTTAAACTTTGTTGGGACTTGATTAAATCTGACAAACAATGTGCTATCACTCTTAAAAGCAGATTTTTTCGTAATTCTAGCCCCATCAATCATGCGATTTCATCATCTATTTGGTCAAGTTTGAAAAATGTTTTACATTTGGTTCGTGATCATAGTATTTGGCAAATTGGTAACAGTTTATCTACTTCATTTTGGAATGATAACTGGCTTGGTTACAAATTAAAAGACTTAATTTTGGAGCCACTTCCTAATCCTATTTCGCATCTGGTGAATGCCAAAGTTGCAGAAGTCGTTCATAATCAAGTTTGGGCTTTAcctgaaatttttaaacaacaaTTTCCTATTATTACTTGCAATATTCATGCTCTTTCTCTCCCATCCATACCGGAACCAGACGAATTAATTTGGGAAGATTCTATCTCTGGAGAATTGACTTTTAAACTTGCATATTCTTGTGATATGCAGCCCCCTCAATGTATAGGTTGGACCAAGTTCATCTGGAAACTTTTTATTCCTCCTTCTAGATCTTTAGTTGCTTGGAGAATTATGCACAATGTCATTGCCACTGATGATAACTTGATCAAAAGAGGCCTCACGATTGTTTCATGTTGCAGTCTTTGTGGAAGTAGTTACGAAACTGTTACTCATTTGTTCTTGCGCTGCCCCTTTATAATGCAGTATTGGAACTGGTTATCTTCTTTGCTAGGCATGCCTCTTGATCTCTCAAATTTTGATTCCCTTCTTGGCATATGTAACAAAGGTTGGAGTCCTCAATTACATGATCTCATTATTGCAGCCATTGTCAATATTTTGTGGAAGGTCTGGAAATGCAGGAACAATGTCAGATTTAATGATATTTATCCCTATTTTTCTCGTGATATGATCTATGTGAAAAGTCTTATTCATCAAACAGCTCATTATTCCAAAGGTCACATGTACTCATCTATAAAAGAATTTTCTATCCTCAAGCATTTTGGTGTTGATTGTCATCCTCCCCCTCCGCCATCTAATAAACAAGTCAATTGGATCATGCCTCCTAGTTTTTGGGTGAAGTGCAATACTGATGGAGCCTCTAGAGGTTCTCCAGGTATTTCTTCTTGTGGTGGCATCTTTCGAGACCATCTTGGTACTTTTTTAGGTGCATTTTCGGCTAACATTGGTGTTGCAACCTCTCTTTATGCTGAAATTTGCGCTGCAATTTATGCTATTGAATTTGCTTCTGCTAAAGGATGGACCCGTCTTTGGCTTGAAAGTGATCCTCTTAGTTCAAGCTTTCACTAA
- the LOC123897602 gene encoding acidic endochitinase-like yields the protein MKMALKPTISFTFFSLLMLALANGSNAGKIAIYWGQNGNEGTLAEACATGNYEYVIIAFLPTFGDGQTPMINLAGHCDPYSNECTGLSSDIKSCQAKGIKVLLSIGGGAGSYSIASTQDASNVATYLWNNFLGGQSSSRPLGPAVLDGIDFDIEGGSNQHWGDLARYLKGFNKKVYITAAPQCPFPDAWIGNALTTGLFDYVWVQFYNNPPCQYNPGEISNFEDAWKQWISGIPANKIFLGLPASPTAAGTGFIPAADLTSTVLPAIKGSAKYGGVMLWSRYDDVQSGYSSSIKSHV from the coding sequence ATGAAAATGGCATTGAAACCAACAATCTCATTCACATTCTTCTCCTTACTCATGTTAGCACTAGCAAATGGTTCTAATGCTGGCAAAATTGCAATCTACTGGGGTCAGAACGGAAACGAGGGCACGTTAGCTGAGGCTTGCGCCACCGGTAACTATGAATATGTGATCATAGCTTTCTTACCAACATTTGGCGACGGCCAAACTCCAATGATTAATCTAGCTGGCCATTGTGATCCATATAGTAATGAATGCACCGGCTTAAGCTCAGACATCAAATCATGTCAAGCCAAAGGCATCAAAGTATTGTTGTCAATAGGAGGAGGTGCTGGAAGCTACTCAATTGCATCAACACAAGATGCAAGTAATGTAGCAACTTACCTTTGGAATAACTTCTTGGGTGGACAATCTTCGTCTCGCCCTCTTGGTCCTGCTGTTCTTGATGGCATTGACTTTGACATCGAAGGAGGATCAAACCAACATTGGGGTGATCTTGCCAGGTACCTTAAAGGGTTTAACAAGAAAGTTTACATAACTGCAGCTCCTCAGTGTCCATTTCCTGATGCTTGGATAGGAAATGCACTTACAACAGGCCTTTTCGATTATGTTTGGGTACAATTCTACAATAACCCTCCTTGTCAATACAATCCTGGTGAAATTAGCAACTTTGAAGATGCATGGAAGCAGTGGATATCAGGTATCCCTGCAAACAAGATATTCTTAGGGTTACCTGCTTCTCCAACGGCTGCAGGAACTGGCTTTATTCCTGCAGCTGATCTCACTTCTACTGTGCTTCCAGCTATCAAGGGTTCTGCTAAATATGGCGGTGTTATGCTGTGGTCTAGGTATGATGATGTTCAGAGTGGTTATAGCTCCTCCATCAAGAGCCATGTCTGA
- the LOC123897603 gene encoding probable hexosyltransferase MUCI70 isoform X1: MFSGMALLRNNGELFPERRVIIDAALNSISKSDHGSKVSRRGRRFGRITKHRILRWIILVLALFSIFLTIYGLKKFLQAKLESRFSMPQQDLRGERSLKENSSLYNVENPPKNKRRKHLPCDVGLRQSVGALIEPKNYINFTQFSLNYIDREEKTSQKDFYEPRFGGHPTLEERENSFYVKNQTIHCGFVNGPSGYPNTGFDLDEKDRAYMSSCKVAVSSCIFGSSDFLRRPTNRLISQYSKDNVCFVMFLDDQTLAKLLAEGNHPDERGYIGLWKVVIVENLPYKDMRRTGKVPKFLSHRLFPNSRYSIWLDSKMRLTSDPMLIIEYFLWRRKAEYAISNHYDRHSVWEEVLQNKRLNKFNHAAIDEQFNFYESDGLPRFEPSNHSLLPSYVPEGSFIVRAHTPMSNLFSCLWFNEVDRFTSRDQLSFAYTYLKLRRMNPDRPFQLYMFKDCERRALAKLFRHREVPSPPGTA, encoded by the exons ATGTTCTCTGGCATGGCTCTTTTAAGAAACAACGGTGAATTATTTCCAGAGAGAAGAGTCATCATTGATGCCGCTTTAAATTCTATTTCTAAAAGTGATCATGGCTCTAAAGTTTCTCGTCGTGGTAGAAGGTTTGGAAGGATCACTAAACACCGAATTTTGCGCTGGATTATCCTCGTTTTGGCActcttttcaatatttttaacaATTTATGGACTGAAAAAGTTTTTACAAG CTAAACTGGAATCCAGGTTCTCAATGCCACAACAAGATCTTCGGGGAGAGCGTAGCCTAAAAGAGAATAGTTCCTTATACAACGTTGAAAACCCACCTAAAAACAAGCGTCGGAAGC ATTTACCTTGTGACGTTGGACTTCGGCAATCAGTAGGTGCACTTATTGAacctaaaaattatataaacttCACACAGTTTTCTTTAAACTACATTGACCGTGAGGAAAAAACATCGCAAAAGGACTTCTATGAACCTCGATTTGGAGGGCATCCAACTCTAGAGGAAagagaaaattcattttatGTGAAAAACCAGACAATCCATTGTGGTTTTGTCAACGGGCCATCGGGATATCCAAACACTGGATTTGATTTAGATGAAAAAGATAGAGCTTACATGTCCAGCTGTAAggttgcagtttcttcatgcaTTTTTGGAAGCTCTGATTTTCTTCGGAGGCCTACAAATAGACTG ATCAGTCAATATTCAAAGgacaatgtttgttttgttatgtTCTTGGATGATCAAACACTAGCCAAACTTTTGGCAGAAGGAAACCATCCTGATGAAAGAGGTTACATTGGCCTGTGGAAAGTAGTTATTGTAGAAAACTTGCCGTATAAGGACATGCGCAGAACCGGAAAGGTGCCGAAGTTTTTATCACACCGTCTCTTCCCAAATTCTAG GTATTCAATTTGGCTTGACAGCAAGATGCGACTCACATCTGACCCTATGCTgattattgaatattttttgtgGCGAAGGAAGGCAGAATATGCCATTTCAAATCATTATGATCGTCACAGTGTCTGGGAGGAGGTACTCCAAAATAAGCGGTTAAATAAGTTCAACCACGCAGCAATTGATGAACAGTTTAACTTTTACGAGTCTGATGGCCTCCCCAGGTTTGAACCATCAAACCATAGTCTTCTTCCGAGCT ATGTTCCTGAGGGTTCCTTTATTGTCAGGGCCCATACACCAAtgtcaaatttattttcatgTCTTTGGTTCAATGAAGTTGATCGATTTACATCCCGTGATCAATTAAGCTTTGCTTATACGTATTTGAAACTCAGGAGAATGAATCCAGATAGACCATTTCAACTATATATGTTCAAG GATTGTGAACGTAGAGCATTGGCAAAGCTATTCCGGCACAGGGAAGTTCCATCTCCACCAGGGACTGCTTAG
- the LOC123897603 gene encoding probable hexosyltransferase MUCI70 isoform X2 translates to MFSGMALLRNNGELFPERRVIIDAALNSISKSDHGSKVSRRGRRFGRITKHRILRWIILVLALFSIFLTIYGLKKFLQAKLESRFSMPQQDLRGERSLKENSSLYNVENPPKNKRRKHLPCDVGLRQSVGALIEPKNYINFTQFSLNYIDREEKTSQKDFYEPRFGGHPTLEERENSFYVKNQTIHCGFVNGPSGYPNTGFDLDEKDRAYMSSCKVAVSSCIFGSSDFLRRPTNRLISQYSKDNVCFVMFLDDQTLAKLLAEGNHPDERGYIGLWKVVIVENLPYKDMRRTGKVPKFLSHRLFPNSRYSIWLDSKMRLTSDPMLIIEYFLWRRKAEYAISNHYDRHSVWEEVLQNKRLNKFNHAAIDEQFNFYESDGLPRCS, encoded by the exons ATGTTCTCTGGCATGGCTCTTTTAAGAAACAACGGTGAATTATTTCCAGAGAGAAGAGTCATCATTGATGCCGCTTTAAATTCTATTTCTAAAAGTGATCATGGCTCTAAAGTTTCTCGTCGTGGTAGAAGGTTTGGAAGGATCACTAAACACCGAATTTTGCGCTGGATTATCCTCGTTTTGGCActcttttcaatatttttaacaATTTATGGACTGAAAAAGTTTTTACAAG CTAAACTGGAATCCAGGTTCTCAATGCCACAACAAGATCTTCGGGGAGAGCGTAGCCTAAAAGAGAATAGTTCCTTATACAACGTTGAAAACCCACCTAAAAACAAGCGTCGGAAGC ATTTACCTTGTGACGTTGGACTTCGGCAATCAGTAGGTGCACTTATTGAacctaaaaattatataaacttCACACAGTTTTCTTTAAACTACATTGACCGTGAGGAAAAAACATCGCAAAAGGACTTCTATGAACCTCGATTTGGAGGGCATCCAACTCTAGAGGAAagagaaaattcattttatGTGAAAAACCAGACAATCCATTGTGGTTTTGTCAACGGGCCATCGGGATATCCAAACACTGGATTTGATTTAGATGAAAAAGATAGAGCTTACATGTCCAGCTGTAAggttgcagtttcttcatgcaTTTTTGGAAGCTCTGATTTTCTTCGGAGGCCTACAAATAGACTG ATCAGTCAATATTCAAAGgacaatgtttgttttgttatgtTCTTGGATGATCAAACACTAGCCAAACTTTTGGCAGAAGGAAACCATCCTGATGAAAGAGGTTACATTGGCCTGTGGAAAGTAGTTATTGTAGAAAACTTGCCGTATAAGGACATGCGCAGAACCGGAAAGGTGCCGAAGTTTTTATCACACCGTCTCTTCCCAAATTCTAG GTATTCAATTTGGCTTGACAGCAAGATGCGACTCACATCTGACCCTATGCTgattattgaatattttttgtgGCGAAGGAAGGCAGAATATGCCATTTCAAATCATTATGATCGTCACAGTGTCTGGGAGGAGGTACTCCAAAATAAGCGGTTAAATAAGTTCAACCACGCAGCAATTGATGAACAGTTTAACTTTTACGAGTCTGATGGCCTCCCCAG ATGTTCCTGA